One stretch of Pseudomonas sp. NC02 DNA includes these proteins:
- a CDS encoding ABC transporter permease subunit, which translates to MKRVFRHYIPASTLRLLPNRWDLVALPLVIGFLLFFSITARETWAPIATLQSEVISLDPANLPEYAMRTTMRMLAAMVAALVFTLLYGTLAAKSRRAEKLLVPVLDILQSVPVLGYISFTVTFFLLLFPGRVLGAEFAAIFAIFTSQAWNMTFSFYQSLRMLPHDLVEVSTNLRLSGWQRFWKLDVPFAMPGLVWNMMMSMSGGWFFVVASEAITVGDKTITLPGVGSYLALAIAQKDLHAVGYVILAMIVVILMYDQFLFRPLVAWADKFRMETTASQGAAPQSWLLNLIQRTRIVQRVLRPVTRAISRIGNKRFSLAGGALKALPAETPKASKVIDWVWGALIALLAAYALYHIVQYVGTEVTLAEVGHVFVLGFITLLRVAGLILIASLIWVPLGVMIGLRPALAEKIQPLAQFLAAFPANLLFPVFVIVILHYNLNPDIWLSPLIVLGTQWYILFNVIAGASAFPNDFKEAAANFRIRGWLWWRKVMLPGIFPYYVTGAITASGGAWNASIVSEYVSWGHDNVVAHGLGAYIAQTTAAGDFPKIALGVVVMSIFVVAFNRAVWRPMYAMAENKLRLN; encoded by the coding sequence ATGAAAAGAGTGTTCCGTCACTACATCCCTGCATCCACATTGCGCTTGCTACCCAACCGCTGGGATTTGGTCGCCCTGCCCCTGGTGATCGGCTTTTTACTGTTTTTCTCCATCACTGCGCGGGAAACCTGGGCGCCTATCGCCACCCTGCAGAGTGAAGTGATCTCGCTGGACCCGGCCAACCTGCCGGAATACGCGATGCGCACCACGATGCGCATGCTGGCGGCGATGGTTGCAGCGCTGGTGTTCACCCTGTTGTACGGCACCCTGGCCGCCAAAAGCCGGCGCGCCGAGAAACTGCTGGTGCCCGTGCTCGACATCCTGCAATCGGTACCGGTACTGGGTTACATCTCGTTCACGGTGACGTTCTTCCTGCTGCTGTTCCCCGGGCGTGTGCTCGGCGCGGAGTTCGCGGCCATCTTTGCGATTTTCACCAGCCAGGCCTGGAACATGACGTTCAGCTTCTACCAGTCGCTGCGCATGCTGCCCCATGACCTGGTGGAAGTGTCGACCAACCTGCGGCTTTCCGGTTGGCAGCGGTTCTGGAAGCTCGACGTACCCTTCGCCATGCCCGGGCTGGTGTGGAACATGATGATGAGCATGTCCGGCGGCTGGTTTTTCGTGGTCGCCTCCGAGGCCATTACCGTCGGCGACAAGACCATCACCTTGCCGGGCGTGGGCTCATACCTGGCCCTGGCGATTGCCCAGAAAGACCTGCACGCCGTGGGCTACGTGATCCTGGCGATGATTGTGGTCATCCTGATGTACGACCAGTTCCTGTTCCGCCCACTGGTGGCCTGGGCCGACAAGTTCCGCATGGAGACCACCGCCTCCCAGGGTGCCGCGCCGCAATCCTGGCTGCTGAACCTGATCCAGCGCACGCGCATCGTCCAGCGCGTCCTGCGGCCTGTCACCCGCGCCATCAGCCGCATTGGCAACAAGCGCTTCAGCCTGGCGGGCGGTGCACTCAAGGCGCTGCCGGCAGAAACCCCGAAAGCGTCAAAAGTGATCGACTGGGTATGGGGCGCACTCATCGCGCTGCTGGCCGCTTATGCGCTGTACCACATCGTGCAGTACGTCGGCACCGAAGTGACCCTGGCCGAAGTCGGCCACGTATTTGTGCTGGGCTTCATCACGCTGCTGCGTGTGGCTGGCCTGATCCTGATCGCCTCGCTGATCTGGGTGCCGCTGGGCGTGATGATCGGCTTGCGCCCGGCCCTGGCGGAAAAGATCCAGCCGCTGGCGCAGTTCCTCGCGGCCTTCCCGGCGAACCTGCTGTTCCCGGTGTTCGTCATCGTGATCCTGCACTACAACCTCAACCCGGATATCTGGCTGAGCCCGCTGATTGTGCTGGGCACCCAGTGGTACATCCTGTTCAACGTGATCGCCGGAGCCAGCGCGTTCCCGAATGACTTCAAGGAAGCCGCCGCCAACTTCCGCATTCGCGGCTGGTTGTGGTGGCGCAAGGTGATGCTGCCGGGGATTTTCCCGTACTACGTCACCGGCGCGATTACCGCCTCGGGCGGTGCCTGGAACGCCAGTATCGTGTCCGAGTACGTGTCCTGGGGCCACGACAACGTGGTCGCCCACGGGCTGGGCGCCTACATCGCCCAGACCACCGCGGCCGGCGACTTCCCGAAGATCGCCCTGGGCGTGGTGGTGATGTCGATCTTCGTGGTGGCGTTCAACCGCGCTGTGTGGCGGCCGATGTACGCCATGGCTGAAAACAAACTTCGTCTGAATTGA
- a CDS encoding serine O-acetyltransferase: MGGFIDMQQLHDELLTHLITTLTPAQLKQLEAHLAPLIQAAAQAVAEDLIAYAWRDPASRGRGELILESYASFKAVLYYRLAHLVWNFPDKNNGVFSAIALKLSNQGKILSGAEIHPAARIGRRFVLDHGYGTVIGETCEIGNDCYILCGVTLGARGIANNPDGKRHPRLGNNVEVGSGARVLGYVLIGDNVFISPSCVITQDVPAGTKVKVVNQIQLQKNDESDHSNYLGAFALDERLHVVGEVNASHKVTVLDADFHPLPGLLLEPTVKERHHLQFRLRHIETNAYPPRLPLNLKVTGPEFEITLLSPPGLSAMVRRLLQASPLIVGG; this comes from the coding sequence ATGGGGGGCTTTATCGACATGCAACAACTGCACGATGAGTTGCTCACCCACCTCATCACCACGCTTACGCCTGCGCAGTTGAAGCAGCTGGAGGCGCATCTCGCGCCGCTGATCCAGGCGGCGGCCCAGGCGGTGGCCGAAGACCTGATCGCCTATGCCTGGCGCGACCCGGCGTCCCGTGGGCGCGGAGAGCTGATCCTGGAGTCCTACGCCTCGTTCAAGGCCGTGCTGTATTACCGCCTGGCCCACCTGGTGTGGAATTTCCCGGACAAGAACAACGGCGTGTTTTCCGCCATCGCCCTGAAGCTGAGCAACCAGGGCAAGATCCTGTCCGGCGCCGAAATTCACCCTGCGGCGCGGATCGGCCGGCGCTTTGTGCTGGACCACGGTTACGGCACGGTCATCGGTGAAACCTGCGAGATCGGCAACGACTGCTACATCCTCTGCGGCGTGACCCTCGGCGCCCGGGGCATCGCCAACAACCCGGACGGCAAGCGCCACCCGCGGCTGGGCAACAACGTGGAAGTCGGCTCCGGCGCACGGGTGCTCGGTTACGTGCTGATCGGCGACAACGTGTTCATCAGCCCGTCCTGCGTGATCACCCAGGACGTGCCGGCCGGCACCAAGGTCAAGGTGGTCAACCAGATCCAGTTGCAGAAAAACGATGAGTCGGACCACAGCAATTACCTCGGCGCGTTTGCCCTCGACGAACGCCTGCACGTGGTGGGCGAAGTCAACGCCAGCCACAAGGTGACGGTATTGGACGCTGACTTTCATCCCCTGCCCGGCCTGCTGCTGGAGCCGACAGTCAAGGAACGTCATCACCTGCAATTCCGCCTGCGGCACATCGAAACCAACGCCTACCCGCCGCGCCTGCCGCTGAACCTGAAAGTGACCGGGCCCGAATTTGAAATCACCCTGCTATCTCCTCCTGGCTTGAGCGCGATGGTTCGTCGCCTGCTGCAAGCCAGCCCACTGATCGTCGGAGGTTGA
- a CDS encoding DMT family transporter has product MAGLITSVMFLIVCLSWGTTWLGIKIAVESVPPLTSAGLRFLIAFPLFLCFAWVRREPILFPRESRWFFVFVTLSYFSVPYYLLNYGEMHVSSGLTALLFSCMPVFILIFSALFLRERIYFSQVIGIAIGFGSLYMIIKSQGLHLDHAEFFGVLAILAAAIMHALCYVITKKQGSAISVITYNTLPIGIAGLMLFVAGLWFETPTFEDITLRSWSALFYLGLVASVGGFIVYFMLLKRLSPIILSFVFIIFPVFAVIIGAWYEGVQISRDLMMYSAILLAGFAITKLPIEKLLAKKN; this is encoded by the coding sequence TTGGCCGGGCTGATTACCAGTGTGATGTTCCTGATCGTGTGTCTCAGCTGGGGCACTACCTGGCTGGGCATCAAGATCGCCGTGGAAAGCGTGCCACCGCTGACCTCCGCCGGGCTGCGGTTCCTGATCGCGTTTCCGCTGTTCCTGTGTTTCGCCTGGGTGCGCCGCGAGCCGATCCTGTTTCCCCGGGAAAGCCGCTGGTTCTTCGTGTTTGTGACGCTGTCCTACTTCAGCGTTCCGTATTACCTGCTCAACTACGGCGAAATGCATGTCTCGTCCGGCCTCACCGCGCTGCTGTTCAGCTGCATGCCGGTGTTTATCCTGATTTTCTCCGCGCTGTTCCTGCGCGAGCGCATCTACTTTTCCCAGGTGATCGGCATCGCCATCGGGTTCGGCAGCCTGTACATGATCATCAAGAGCCAGGGCCTGCACCTGGACCACGCCGAGTTCTTCGGCGTGCTGGCGATCCTCGCTGCGGCGATCATGCATGCCTTGTGCTACGTGATTACCAAGAAACAAGGCAGTGCCATCAGCGTGATCACCTACAACACCCTGCCCATCGGCATCGCCGGGTTGATGCTGTTTGTCGCCGGGCTGTGGTTTGAAACCCCGACCTTTGAAGACATCACCCTGCGTTCCTGGAGTGCGCTGTTCTACCTCGGGCTGGTGGCCTCGGTGGGCGGCTTTATCGTGTATTTCATGCTGCTCAAGCGCCTGAGCCCGATCATTTTGTCCTTCGTGTTCATCATCTTCCCGGTGTTCGCGGTGATCATCGGGGCCTGGTACGAGGGCGTGCAGATTTCCAGGGACCTGATGATGTATTCGGCGATCCTGCTGGCCGGCTTTGCCATCACCAAGCTGCCCATCGAAAAGCTCCTGGCGAAGAAAAACTGA
- a CDS encoding PLP-dependent cysteine synthase family protein, whose product MLHNSILDAIGQTPIVRLEQFSEDLGIEVYAKLESLNPGGSHKARIALGMILDAERRGILIRGSGQTIIEPSGGNTGIGLVMAGNVLGYKVVLVIPDNYSPEKQKLLRLYGARVVLSDSRLGNNSHGEKCMELQLENPSYVMLNQQRNGANPQTHRDTTAREIIRAFGELRVDYFVSGIGTGGHITGIGETLKSTWPAIRVMGVEPEECDLLSDRHAPHHIQGLSIGLIPSILNVAIIDGMLKVSRQECLDMIKRIMRTDAISLGLSSAANMVAIAKLAPELPTDTVVLTMVYDSADSYLPCFE is encoded by the coding sequence ATGTTGCATAACTCGATACTCGACGCCATTGGCCAAACGCCCATCGTGCGCCTGGAACAGTTTTCCGAAGACCTCGGCATCGAGGTCTACGCCAAGCTGGAATCCCTCAACCCCGGCGGCAGCCACAAGGCACGCATCGCCCTGGGCATGATCCTCGACGCCGAGCGCCGGGGCATTCTGATTCGTGGCTCAGGGCAAACCATCATTGAGCCCAGCGGCGGCAACACCGGCATCGGCCTGGTGATGGCCGGTAACGTGCTGGGCTACAAAGTGGTGCTGGTGATCCCCGACAACTACAGCCCCGAGAAGCAGAAACTGCTGCGCCTGTACGGCGCCAGGGTGGTGCTGTCGGACAGCCGCCTGGGCAACAATTCCCACGGCGAAAAGTGCATGGAGCTGCAGCTGGAAAACCCCAGCTACGTGATGCTCAACCAGCAGCGCAACGGCGCCAACCCGCAGACCCACCGTGACACCACCGCCCGGGAAATCATCCGCGCCTTCGGCGAGCTGCGTGTGGACTACTTCGTCAGCGGCATCGGCACCGGCGGCCATATCACCGGCATCGGCGAAACCCTCAAGAGCACCTGGCCGGCGATCCGCGTGATGGGGGTGGAGCCGGAAGAGTGCGACCTGCTCAGCGACCGCCATGCGCCGCACCATATCCAGGGCCTGTCGATCGGCTTGATCCCGAGCATTCTCAACGTCGCGATCATTGACGGAATGCTCAAGGTGTCGCGCCAGGAATGCCTCGACATGATCAAACGCATCATGCGCACCGACGCCATCAGCCTCGGGCTGTCGTCGGCCGCCAACATGGTAGCCATCGCCAAGCTGGCGCCGGAGCTGCCCACCGACACCGTCGTGCTGACCATGGTCTACGACAGTGCCGACAGCTATCTGCCCTGTTTTGAATAA
- a CDS encoding alanyl-tRNA editing protein produces MSVHTMETLALFDSAPYQNAFSARVIAVSEQGIALEHTLFYPTGGGQPGDTGHFILPDGSRVDITGTVRDPVLRSIIWHQVEHCPEQLAAGMQVDASLDWERRYQHMKMHTCLHLLCSIIDAPVTGCSIGADKGRLDFDLPEMTLDKETITRDLNALIEQAHGVKTLSMPASEYSTLLQITRTQAVAPPVIQGAVRVIEIAGIDIQPCGGTHVTNTEEIGRVFCEKIEKKSKHNRRVILRFE; encoded by the coding sequence ATGTCCGTGCACACCATGGAAACCCTCGCGCTGTTCGACAGCGCGCCTTACCAAAATGCCTTCAGTGCGCGGGTGATTGCCGTCAGCGAACAGGGAATCGCCCTGGAGCACACGCTGTTCTACCCCACCGGCGGCGGCCAACCGGGGGACACCGGCCATTTCATCCTGCCCGACGGCAGCCGCGTCGACATCACCGGCACCGTGCGTGACCCGGTGCTGCGCTCGATCATCTGGCACCAGGTAGAACACTGCCCCGAGCAACTGGCCGCCGGGATGCAGGTAGACGCCAGCCTGGACTGGGAACGTCGCTACCAGCACATGAAAATGCACACCTGCCTGCACCTCCTGTGCTCGATCATCGACGCTCCGGTGACCGGTTGCAGTATCGGCGCCGACAAGGGCCGCCTGGATTTCGACCTGCCGGAAATGACCCTCGACAAAGAGACCATCACCCGTGACCTCAATGCCTTGATCGAACAGGCTCATGGGGTGAAAACCCTGTCCATGCCCGCCTCGGAGTATTCAACCCTGCTGCAGATCACTCGCACCCAGGCGGTGGCGCCACCGGTCATCCAGGGGGCAGTACGGGTGATTGAAATCGCCGGGATCGATATCCAGCCCTGCGGCGGCACCCATGTGACCAATACCGAGGAAATCGGCCGGGTGTTCTGCGAAAAAATCGAGAAGAAGAGCAAACACAATCGCAGGGTGATCCTGCGGTTTGAATAA
- the moeB gene encoding molybdopterin-synthase adenylyltransferase MoeB, with amino-acid sequence MKVLSPSALEQIYAHADRSYPEECCGFVFADGSVYLGSNIQNELHRKNPEMYPRSAANGYTFSVADTLMMNKAFRGDNPVVVIYHSHPDVGAYFSDEDQDKALFMGEPIYPVSYLVVDVRQGKTQGSKLFAWDGKRFAQNPFNDLQTELCMNAVSFPDILVRVAKLPASTLEGAGSTLREVIENLCIEHPQLRAHLLYENNQLKEHFLFTAEEELIDANDRLPEKAKIEVLLATSGGMDVDQLSNEEVQRYVRHITLPGVGREGQLNLKKARVLIIGTGGLGSPISLYLAAAGIGTLGLVDFDVVESSNLQRQIVHGNSTLGLPKVESAKQRLQDLNSHIQINTYDTAFNTDNALELVGAYDLVIDGTDNFETRYLVNDACVQLGKPLVYGAIYRFDGQISVLNYKGGPCYRCLFPQAPPAELAPNCSAGGVIGVLPGVVGMIQATEAIKLLIGIGEPLSGRLMRFDALAMKFSEIRFKRRADCPCCSELRHSQTIAPAVCADALPSQPSLAEERYIKPRVLKQLLEQHSKADVLLDVRDASELEVCKLPGVVHIPLAELDGQLANLSRDNTHYLICYAGTRAEQAASTLLAAGFANTKVLQGGMKHWVRDVEPDMPLY; translated from the coding sequence ATGAAGGTCCTGAGCCCAAGCGCACTGGAGCAGATCTACGCCCACGCCGACCGCAGCTACCCCGAGGAATGCTGCGGCTTCGTTTTCGCCGATGGCAGCGTGTACCTGGGCAGCAACATCCAGAACGAGCTGCACCGCAAGAACCCCGAGATGTATCCACGCAGCGCCGCCAACGGCTACACCTTTTCGGTGGCCGACACGCTGATGATGAACAAGGCGTTTCGCGGTGATAACCCGGTGGTGGTGATCTACCACTCCCACCCTGACGTCGGCGCGTATTTCAGCGACGAAGACCAGGACAAGGCCCTCTTCATGGGCGAGCCGATCTACCCCGTAAGTTACCTGGTGGTGGATGTTCGCCAGGGCAAGACCCAAGGTTCCAAGCTGTTTGCCTGGGATGGCAAACGTTTCGCCCAAAACCCCTTCAACGACCTGCAAACGGAGTTGTGCATGAACGCTGTCTCTTTCCCCGACATCCTGGTCCGCGTGGCCAAGCTGCCAGCATCGACCCTCGAGGGTGCCGGATCGACATTGCGCGAAGTCATTGAAAACCTCTGCATCGAGCACCCGCAATTGCGGGCGCACCTGCTCTACGAGAACAACCAGCTCAAGGAACACTTCCTGTTCACCGCCGAAGAGGAACTGATCGACGCCAACGACCGGTTGCCCGAAAAAGCCAAAATCGAAGTGTTGCTGGCCACCTCCGGCGGCATGGACGTCGACCAACTGAGCAACGAAGAAGTGCAGCGCTACGTGCGCCACATCACCCTGCCCGGCGTCGGCCGCGAAGGCCAGTTGAACCTGAAGAAAGCCCGCGTGCTGATCATCGGCACCGGCGGCCTCGGTTCGCCCATCAGCCTGTACCTGGCGGCAGCCGGCATCGGCACCCTGGGGCTGGTGGATTTCGACGTGGTGGAAAGCAGCAACCTGCAACGCCAGATCGTCCACGGCAACAGCACCCTGGGCCTGCCCAAGGTCGAGTCCGCCAAGCAGCGCTTGCAGGACCTCAACAGCCACATCCAGATCAACACCTACGACACCGCCTTCAACACCGACAACGCCCTGGAACTGGTGGGCGCCTATGACCTGGTGATCGACGGCACCGACAATTTCGAAACCCGCTACCTGGTCAACGACGCTTGCGTGCAGTTGGGCAAGCCGTTGGTGTACGGCGCCATCTACCGCTTCGACGGGCAGATCAGCGTGCTCAACTATAAAGGCGGGCCGTGCTATCGCTGCCTGTTTCCCCAGGCACCACCGGCGGAACTGGCGCCCAACTGCAGCGCCGGCGGGGTCATCGGCGTATTACCCGGGGTGGTCGGGATGATCCAGGCCACCGAGGCGATCAAGCTGCTGATCGGCATTGGCGAACCACTCTCGGGCCGGCTGATGCGCTTTGATGCGCTGGCGATGAAGTTCAGCGAGATCCGCTTCAAGCGCCGCGCCGACTGCCCTTGCTGCTCGGAACTGCGCCACAGCCAAACCATCGCCCCCGCCGTCTGCGCCGACGCCCTGCCAAGCCAACCTTCCCTGGCCGAAGAACGCTACATCAAGCCGCGGGTGCTCAAGCAACTGCTCGAGCAACACAGCAAGGCCGACGTACTGCTGGATGTGCGGGACGCCAGCGAGCTGGAAGTGTGCAAGTTGCCGGGGGTGGTGCACATCCCGCTGGCCGAGCTCGACGGGCAACTCGCCAACCTCAGCCGCGACAACACCCACTACCTCATCTGCTACGCCGGGACCCGCGCGGAGCAAGCCGCCAGCACCTTGCTGGCCGCCGGATTCGCCAACACCAAAGTACTGCAAGGTGGCATGAAACACTGGGTTCGCGACGTCGAACCCGACATGCCTTTGTACTGA
- a CDS encoding PLP-dependent aminotransferase family protein, whose translation MAVKTNIDMVSIMREGLSNGQGVKYKRLSDVMERGILEGLIEPGRKLPPHRVLSDNLGVTIGTISRAYGELERLGLVVARVGDGTFVRKRGMERQRDEGFRNFSDEPRQYFDMSRNMHIPGQETTFLAQSFQTLANNAKFLQDISAYTPDAGLPRYRAAGAQWLVQRDFHPIPEQVICVNGGQHGLLCAMMALLRAGDTVVTEQLTYPGLITAARMLGIRLIGLEMDEEGLLPGALDEVCRNHRVSALYCTPTIQNPTTAVLSVPRREALVKVCREHNLLILEDEAHGVLVEDRPPPLSHFAPERTILISSLSKAVSAGLRVGYVHAPPALVSRISAALRSTCWMATPVTLELATQWIENGTAEHLLHQQIQEISRRKALVEGLLIGLEYRTHLNSPHFWIEVPEPWRASEIEAELKQNNYLIATAEAFAVGQTAVPQFIRASICNTSGDDQLLLDGFDALATALGQGGGRFHL comes from the coding sequence ATGGCTGTCAAAACAAATATTGACATGGTGTCAATTATGCGAGAAGGACTCTCCAACGGGCAGGGCGTGAAGTACAAGCGCCTGTCCGATGTCATGGAGCGAGGCATCCTTGAAGGCTTGATTGAACCGGGAAGAAAACTGCCGCCTCATCGGGTGCTTTCCGACAATCTGGGGGTCACCATTGGCACCATCAGCCGCGCCTACGGCGAGCTGGAACGCCTGGGGCTGGTAGTGGCGCGGGTCGGCGACGGTACTTTCGTACGCAAGCGTGGGATGGAGCGCCAGCGGGATGAAGGCTTTCGCAACTTCAGCGACGAGCCGCGGCAATACTTTGATATGAGCCGCAACATGCACATCCCCGGGCAGGAGACCACGTTCCTGGCCCAGAGCTTCCAGACGCTGGCGAACAACGCCAAGTTCTTGCAGGACATCAGTGCCTACACCCCGGATGCCGGGCTGCCGCGTTACCGGGCGGCGGGTGCGCAGTGGCTGGTGCAGCGGGATTTCCACCCGATTCCCGAGCAGGTGATTTGCGTGAACGGCGGCCAGCATGGGTTGCTCTGCGCAATGATGGCGCTGTTGCGAGCCGGTGATACGGTGGTGACCGAACAGTTGACCTATCCAGGGTTGATCACCGCCGCGCGCATGCTGGGCATCCGCCTGATCGGCCTGGAAATGGATGAAGAAGGGCTGCTGCCGGGGGCGCTGGATGAAGTCTGCCGCAATCACCGGGTGTCGGCGTTGTACTGCACGCCGACCATCCAGAATCCTACGACAGCGGTGCTATCGGTCCCGCGCCGTGAGGCATTGGTGAAGGTCTGTCGGGAACACAACCTGCTGATTCTCGAGGATGAGGCCCACGGTGTGCTGGTGGAAGACCGTCCGCCGCCCCTGAGTCATTTTGCCCCGGAGCGTACGATTCTGATCAGCAGCCTGAGCAAGGCGGTATCGGCAGGCTTGCGCGTTGGGTACGTGCATGCACCGCCGGCGCTGGTCAGCCGGATTTCTGCGGCCTTGCGTTCCACCTGCTGGATGGCCACGCCGGTCACCCTGGAACTGGCGACCCAGTGGATCGAAAACGGCACGGCGGAACACCTGTTGCACCAGCAGATCCAGGAAATCAGCCGCCGCAAGGCACTGGTGGAAGGTTTGTTGATCGGGCTGGAGTACCGCACTCACCTGAACAGCCCGCACTTCTGGATCGAAGTCCCGGAGCCATGGCGCGCGTCGGAAATCGAAGCGGAGTTAAAGCAGAACAATTACCTGATTGCGACAGCCGAAGCGTTCGCGGTGGGGCAGACGGCGGTGCCGCAATTCATTCGGGCGAGCATCTGCAATACGTCGGGGGATGATCAGTTGCTGCTGGATGGGTTCGATGCGCTGGCGACGGCGCTGGGGCAGGGTGGGGGGCGGTTTCACCTGTGA